Proteins from one Hydrogenivirga caldilitoris genomic window:
- a CDS encoding cytochrome C oxidase subunit II, with protein MAILPPSEGWFHQKVAKDEKIWMVLAFLMSLFLFFWMIIWHVYAKQNPSFVTYKTTPEEFYALTEAFVNKYKVGEENGIPVVKPPPGSDVFLLAQQFRWYPALVLKKGEEYRLHISSLDVLHGFSLQPVNMNFMVYPKYDYVLTFKPTSAGEYAIVCNEFCGIGHHMMIGKIVVEE; from the coding sequence ATGGCTATTCTTCCTCCATCAGAAGGCTGGTTTCATCAGAAGGTAGCAAAGGACGAAAAGATATGGATGGTCCTGGCGTTTCTAATGTCCTTATTCCTGTTCTTCTGGATGATAATTTGGCACGTCTACGCAAAGCAAAACCCTTCCTTTGTAACCTACAAGACAACACCTGAGGAGTTTTATGCTTTAACGGAAGCGTTTGTAAACAAGTACAAAGTAGGTGAGGAAAACGGGATACCGGTGGTAAAACCCCCGCCCGGGAGTGACGTCTTTCTCCTGGCTCAGCAGTTCAGGTGGTACCCTGCCCTAGTTCTTAAGAAAGGGGAAGAGTACAGGCTTCATATATCTTCCCTGGATGTCCTTCACGGTTTCTCCCTTCAGCCGGTTAACATGAACTTCATGGTTTATCCCAAGTACGACTACGTTTTGACCTTCAAGCCCACATCGGCTGGAGAATACGCGATAGTTTGCAATGAGTTCTGCGGCATAGGGCATCACATGATGATAGGAAAGATAGTTGTTGAAGAATAA